The following are encoded in a window of Tessaracoccus flavescens genomic DNA:
- a CDS encoding transposase translates to MEGIAYRFRTGIPWRDLPREQFGPWQTVWKRHRRYAGDGTWDRVLTQILAGADAAGKIDWAVSIDATIARAHQHATNTTRPEQDTGGGIESQEPALA, encoded by the coding sequence GTGGAGGGCATCGCGTATCGGTTCCGTACCGGGATTCCGTGGCGTGATCTTCCCCGCGAGCAGTTCGGTCCGTGGCAGACGGTATGGAAGCGGCACCGCCGATATGCCGGTGATGGCACGTGGGATCGAGTGTTGACGCAGATCCTTGCCGGGGCCGATGCCGCCGGGAAGATCGACTGGGCCGTATCGATCGATGCGACGATCGCGCGTGCCCATCAGCACGCGACGAACACCACACGCCCTGAGCAAGACACAGGGGGCGGGATCGAATCACAAGAACCTGCCCTGGCATGA
- a CDS encoding SH3 domain-containing protein, with amino-acid sequence MRYVLTADHEIPDRAPLAIKPGDVVQVGDWDTEWPAFIFVTASRGTGWVPGRHLDIDGSVGTCRVAYDTTELPAVAGESVDVIEDDAESGWSWCRNSGGREGWIPHRVLTVA; translated from the coding sequence GTGCGATACGTGTTGACTGCTGATCATGAAATCCCAGACCGCGCACCGTTGGCGATCAAGCCCGGGGATGTTGTTCAGGTCGGAGATTGGGACACGGAGTGGCCCGCTTTCATATTCGTGACAGCATCACGGGGGACGGGATGGGTGCCCGGGCGTCACCTCGATATCGACGGCTCCGTCGGCACCTGTCGCGTCGCATACGACACGACTGAGCTGCCGGCTGTCGCGGGCGAGAGCGTCGATGTCATTGAGGACGATGCCGAGAGCGGCTGGTCCTGGTGTCGGAACTCTGGTGGCCGTGAGGGATGGATCCCGCACCGCGTCCTTACTGTTGCGTGA
- a CDS encoding dihydrofolate reductase family protein produces MPSTTLEGPLAWENSKLIEGDLLDFVRELRGQDGGDVIVCGISVIAQLLDADLLDALTLTVHPVFVGKGRRIFDALEAPLRLELLESESTSLGNAFLTYRRRQG; encoded by the coding sequence GTGCCCTCCACCACCCTGGAGGGGCCACTCGCCTGGGAGAACTCAAAGCTGATCGAGGGAGATCTCCTCGATTTCGTGCGCGAACTGCGGGGGCAGGACGGCGGCGACGTCATCGTCTGCGGCATCTCGGTGATCGCCCAGCTGCTGGACGCCGATCTTCTGGACGCTCTGACCTTGACGGTGCACCCGGTGTTCGTGGGCAAGGGTCGCCGCATCTTCGATGCGCTGGAGGCTCCCTTGCGCCTCGAACTTCTGGAAAGCGAGAGCACTTCCCTCGGCAACGCCTTCCTGACCTATCGTCGCCGACAGGGCTGA
- a CDS encoding IS5 family transposase, with the protein MTTKIHQAVDGHGRPLAMIITGGQRNDGAMLTEVLAQIHVPRLGRGRPRTRPDAVLADRAYATGVIRGELRRRAIKAVIPDKRDQAAARKRRGSRGGRPPAHDAEAYKGRNVVERFFALAKQWRGIATRYDKLAITYRAGITLCAILTWLRV; encoded by the coding sequence TTGACCACGAAGATCCATCAGGCCGTCGACGGGCATGGCCGCCCGCTCGCGATGATCATCACCGGCGGGCAGCGCAACGACGGCGCGATGCTGACCGAGGTGCTCGCCCAGATCCACGTTCCCCGACTCGGCCGTGGCCGGCCACGCACACGCCCGGATGCTGTGCTTGCGGACCGCGCTTATGCGACCGGCGTGATTCGCGGCGAGCTGCGACGACGGGCCATCAAGGCGGTGATCCCCGACAAGCGCGACCAGGCCGCCGCCCGCAAACGTCGCGGCAGCCGAGGAGGCCGCCCGCCCGCGCACGATGCCGAGGCATACAAGGGAAGGAACGTCGTCGAACGGTTCTTCGCCCTCGCCAAGCAATGGCGCGGCATCGCCACCCGCTACGACAAACTCGCGATCACCTACCGCGCCGGCATCACCCTCTGCGCCATCCTCACCTGGCTACGCGTATGA